The Canis lupus dingo isolate Sandy chromosome 11, ASM325472v2, whole genome shotgun sequence genome includes a region encoding these proteins:
- the JADE2 gene encoding E3 ubiquitin-protein ligase Jade-2 isoform X1 has translation MEEKRRKYSISSDNSDTTDSHATSASRCSKLPSSTKSGWPRQNEKKPSEVFRTDLITAMKIPDSCQLSPDDYYILADPWRQEWEKGVQVPAGAEAIPEPVVRILPPLEGPPTQVSPSSSELGEGSQPDWPGGSRYDLDEIDAYWLELINSELKEMERPELDELTLERVLEELETLCHQNMVRAIETQEGLGIEYDEDVVCDVCRSPEGEDGNEMVFCDKCNVCVHQACYGILKVPTGSWLCRTCALGVQPKCLLCPKRGGALKPTRSGTKWVHVSCALWIPEVSIGCPEKMEPITKISHIPASRWALSCNLCKECTGTCIQCSMPSCVTAFHVTCAFDHGLEMRTILADNDEVKFKSFCQEHSDGGPRGEPTSDPVEPSPASEDLEKVTVRKQRLQQLEEDFYELVEPAEVAERLELAEALVDFIYQYWKLKRKANANQPLLTPKTDEVDNLAQQEQDVLYRRLKLFTHLRQDLERVRNLCYMVTRRERTKHAICKLQEQIFHLQMKLIEQDLCREGSGRRAKGKKSDSKRKGREGPKGSPEKKEKMKAGPDSVLGQLGLSTSFPIDGTFFNSWLAQSVQITAENMAMSEWSLNNGHREDPAPGLLSEELLQDEETLLSFMRDPSLRPGDPARKARGRSRLPAKKKPPQDGPGSRTTPDKSPKKPWGQEAGKAGQGPVARKPTRRTPSHLPSSPAAGDCPVPVAPESPPPLAPETPDETAPMAADSNVQVPGPTVSPKPLGRLRLPRDKGTQRSPGARPDVGTGPPSTVAERPKVSLHFDTETDGYFSDGEMSDSDVEAEDSGVQRAPREAGAEEVVRMGVLAS, from the exons GTTTTCCGGACAGACCTAATCACAGCCATGAAGATCCCAGACTCCTGCCAACTCAGCCCGGATGACTACTACATTCTGGCGGACCCGTGGCGGCAGGAATGGGAGAAGGGCGTGCAGGTGCCCGCTGGCGCAGAGGCCATCCCAGAGCCCGTGGTGAG GATCCTCCCGCCGTTAGAAGGCCCCCCTACCCAGGTATCCCCTAGCAGCTCTGAACTTGGCGAGGGCTCTCAGCCTGATTGGCCTGGGGGCAGCCGCTATGACCTGGACGAGATTGATGCATACTGGCTGGAACTCATCAACTCGGAGCTCAAGGAGATGG AGAGGCCAGAGCTGGATGAGCTGACGCTAGAGCGTGTGCTGGAGGAGCTGGAGACCCTGTGCCACCAGAATATGGTGCGGGCCATCGAGACTCAGGAGGGGTTGGGCATTGAGTATGATGAGGATGTCGTCTGTGACGTATGCCGCTCTCCTGAGGGCGAAGATGGCAACGAGATGGTCTTCTGTGACAAATGCAACGTCTGCGTGCACCAG GCATGCTACGGGATCCTCAAGGTGCCCACGGGCAGCTGGCTATGCCGGACATGTGCCCTGGGTGTCCAGCCAAAGTGCCTGCTCTGCCCCAAGCGAGGAGGAGCCTTGAAGCCCACCAGAAGTGGGACCAAGTGGGTGCACGTCAGCTGCGCTCTGTGGATTCCCGAG GTCAGCATTGGGTGCCCCGAGAAGATGGAGCCCATCACCAAGATCTCGCATATCCCAGCCAGCCGCTGGGCTCTGTCCTGCAACCTCTGTAAGGAGTGCACAGGCACCTGCATCCAG tgTTCCATGCCTTCCTGTGTCACAGCATTCCATGTCACATGCGCCTTTGACCACGGCCTGGAAATGCGGACTATATTAGCAGACAACGACGAGGTCAAGTTCAAGTCGTTCTGCCAGGAGCACAGTGATGGGGGCCCTCGGGGTGAGCCTACCTCCGACCCCgtggagcccagcccagccagcgAGGACCTGGAGAAGGTGACCGTGCGCAAGCAGCGGCTGCAGCAGCTGGAGGAAGACTTCTACGAGCTGGTGGAGCCAGCCGAGGTGGCTGAGCGGCTGGAGCTGGCTGAGGCGCTGGTCGACTTCATCTACCAGTACTGGAAGCTGAAGAGGAAAGCCAATGCCAACCAGCCTCTGCTCACCCCCAAGACCGACGAGGTGGACAACCTGGCCCAGCAGGAGCAGGACGTCCTGTACCGCCGCCTCAAGCTCTTCACACACCTGCGGCAGGACTTGGAGAGG GTGAGAAATCTGTGCTACATGGTGACACGGCGCGAGAGAACGAAACATGCCATCTGCAAACTCCAGGAGCAGATATTCCACCTGCAGATGAAGCTGATTGAACAGGACCTGTGTCGAG AGGGATCTGGAAGGAGAGCAAAGGGCAAGAAGAGCGACTCGAAAAGGAAAGGCCGCGAGGGCCCAAAGGGCAGCCccgagaagaaagagaaaatgaaggcgGGGCCCGACTCAgtcctggggcagctgg GCCTGTCCACCTCCTTCCCCATCGATGGCACCTTTTTCAACAgttggctagctcagtcagtgcaGATCACAGCAGAGAACATGGCCATGAGCGAGTGGTCACTGAACAACGGCCACCGCGAAGACCCCGCTCCGGGGCTGCTGTCGGAGGAGCTGCTGCAAGACGAGGAGACACTGCTGAGCTTCATGCGGGACCCCTCACTGCGGCCCGGGGACCCTGCCAGGAAGGCCCGGGGCCGCAGCCGCCTGCCTGCCAAGAAGAAGCCACCGCAGGATGGGCCTGGCTCACGGACGACTCCAGACAAATCTCCCAAGAAACCCTGGGGCCAGGAGGCAGGCAAGGCAGGGCAAGGGCCAGTGGCCCGGAAACCAACGCGGCGAACGCCCTCCCACCTGCCATCTAGCCCTGCAGCTGGGGACTGTCCTGTTCCAGTGGCCCCCGAGAgccctcctcctctggcccccGAGACCCCAGACGAGACAGCCCCAATGGCTGCCGACTCGAATGTCCAAGTGCCTGGCCCTACAGTGAGCCCCAAGCCCTTGGGCCGGCTCCGGCTGCCCCGCGACAAGGGAACCCAGAGATCGCCAGGTGCCAGGCCTGATGTTGGGACAGGACCGCCCTCCACTGTCGCCGAGAGGCCCAAGGTCAGCCTACACTTTGACACTGAGACTGATGGCTACTTCTCTGATGGGGAGATGAGCGACTCAGATGTGGAAGCTGAGGACAGTGGGGTGCAGCGGGCCCCCCGGGAAGCAGGGGCTGAGGAGGTGGTCCGCATGGGGGTCCTGGCCTCCTAA
- the JADE2 gene encoding E3 ubiquitin-protein ligase Jade-2 isoform X2: MEEKRRKYSISSDNSDTTDSHATSASRCSKLPSSTKSGWPRQNEKKPSEVFRTDLITAMKIPDSCQLSPDDYYILADPWRQEWEKGVQVPAGAEAIPEPVVRILPPLEGPPTQVSPSSSELGEGSQPDWPGGSRYDLDEIDAYWLELINSELKEMERPELDELTLERVLEELETLCHQNMVRAIETQEGLGIEYDEDVVCDVCRSPEGEDGNEMVFCDKCNVCVHQACYGILKVPTGSWLCRTCALGVQPKCLLCPKRGGALKPTRSGTKWVHVSCALWIPECSMPSCVTAFHVTCAFDHGLEMRTILADNDEVKFKSFCQEHSDGGPRGEPTSDPVEPSPASEDLEKVTVRKQRLQQLEEDFYELVEPAEVAERLELAEALVDFIYQYWKLKRKANANQPLLTPKTDEVDNLAQQEQDVLYRRLKLFTHLRQDLERVRNLCYMVTRRERTKHAICKLQEQIFHLQMKLIEQDLCREGSGRRAKGKKSDSKRKGREGPKGSPEKKEKMKAGPDSVLGQLGLSTSFPIDGTFFNSWLAQSVQITAENMAMSEWSLNNGHREDPAPGLLSEELLQDEETLLSFMRDPSLRPGDPARKARGRSRLPAKKKPPQDGPGSRTTPDKSPKKPWGQEAGKAGQGPVARKPTRRTPSHLPSSPAAGDCPVPVAPESPPPLAPETPDETAPMAADSNVQVPGPTVSPKPLGRLRLPRDKGTQRSPGARPDVGTGPPSTVAERPKVSLHFDTETDGYFSDGEMSDSDVEAEDSGVQRAPREAGAEEVVRMGVLAS, translated from the exons GTTTTCCGGACAGACCTAATCACAGCCATGAAGATCCCAGACTCCTGCCAACTCAGCCCGGATGACTACTACATTCTGGCGGACCCGTGGCGGCAGGAATGGGAGAAGGGCGTGCAGGTGCCCGCTGGCGCAGAGGCCATCCCAGAGCCCGTGGTGAG GATCCTCCCGCCGTTAGAAGGCCCCCCTACCCAGGTATCCCCTAGCAGCTCTGAACTTGGCGAGGGCTCTCAGCCTGATTGGCCTGGGGGCAGCCGCTATGACCTGGACGAGATTGATGCATACTGGCTGGAACTCATCAACTCGGAGCTCAAGGAGATGG AGAGGCCAGAGCTGGATGAGCTGACGCTAGAGCGTGTGCTGGAGGAGCTGGAGACCCTGTGCCACCAGAATATGGTGCGGGCCATCGAGACTCAGGAGGGGTTGGGCATTGAGTATGATGAGGATGTCGTCTGTGACGTATGCCGCTCTCCTGAGGGCGAAGATGGCAACGAGATGGTCTTCTGTGACAAATGCAACGTCTGCGTGCACCAG GCATGCTACGGGATCCTCAAGGTGCCCACGGGCAGCTGGCTATGCCGGACATGTGCCCTGGGTGTCCAGCCAAAGTGCCTGCTCTGCCCCAAGCGAGGAGGAGCCTTGAAGCCCACCAGAAGTGGGACCAAGTGGGTGCACGTCAGCTGCGCTCTGTGGATTCCCGAG tgTTCCATGCCTTCCTGTGTCACAGCATTCCATGTCACATGCGCCTTTGACCACGGCCTGGAAATGCGGACTATATTAGCAGACAACGACGAGGTCAAGTTCAAGTCGTTCTGCCAGGAGCACAGTGATGGGGGCCCTCGGGGTGAGCCTACCTCCGACCCCgtggagcccagcccagccagcgAGGACCTGGAGAAGGTGACCGTGCGCAAGCAGCGGCTGCAGCAGCTGGAGGAAGACTTCTACGAGCTGGTGGAGCCAGCCGAGGTGGCTGAGCGGCTGGAGCTGGCTGAGGCGCTGGTCGACTTCATCTACCAGTACTGGAAGCTGAAGAGGAAAGCCAATGCCAACCAGCCTCTGCTCACCCCCAAGACCGACGAGGTGGACAACCTGGCCCAGCAGGAGCAGGACGTCCTGTACCGCCGCCTCAAGCTCTTCACACACCTGCGGCAGGACTTGGAGAGG GTGAGAAATCTGTGCTACATGGTGACACGGCGCGAGAGAACGAAACATGCCATCTGCAAACTCCAGGAGCAGATATTCCACCTGCAGATGAAGCTGATTGAACAGGACCTGTGTCGAG AGGGATCTGGAAGGAGAGCAAAGGGCAAGAAGAGCGACTCGAAAAGGAAAGGCCGCGAGGGCCCAAAGGGCAGCCccgagaagaaagagaaaatgaaggcgGGGCCCGACTCAgtcctggggcagctgg GCCTGTCCACCTCCTTCCCCATCGATGGCACCTTTTTCAACAgttggctagctcagtcagtgcaGATCACAGCAGAGAACATGGCCATGAGCGAGTGGTCACTGAACAACGGCCACCGCGAAGACCCCGCTCCGGGGCTGCTGTCGGAGGAGCTGCTGCAAGACGAGGAGACACTGCTGAGCTTCATGCGGGACCCCTCACTGCGGCCCGGGGACCCTGCCAGGAAGGCCCGGGGCCGCAGCCGCCTGCCTGCCAAGAAGAAGCCACCGCAGGATGGGCCTGGCTCACGGACGACTCCAGACAAATCTCCCAAGAAACCCTGGGGCCAGGAGGCAGGCAAGGCAGGGCAAGGGCCAGTGGCCCGGAAACCAACGCGGCGAACGCCCTCCCACCTGCCATCTAGCCCTGCAGCTGGGGACTGTCCTGTTCCAGTGGCCCCCGAGAgccctcctcctctggcccccGAGACCCCAGACGAGACAGCCCCAATGGCTGCCGACTCGAATGTCCAAGTGCCTGGCCCTACAGTGAGCCCCAAGCCCTTGGGCCGGCTCCGGCTGCCCCGCGACAAGGGAACCCAGAGATCGCCAGGTGCCAGGCCTGATGTTGGGACAGGACCGCCCTCCACTGTCGCCGAGAGGCCCAAGGTCAGCCTACACTTTGACACTGAGACTGATGGCTACTTCTCTGATGGGGAGATGAGCGACTCAGATGTGGAAGCTGAGGACAGTGGGGTGCAGCGGGCCCCCCGGGAAGCAGGGGCTGAGGAGGTGGTCCGCATGGGGGTCCTGGCCTCCTAA
- the JADE2 gene encoding E3 ubiquitin-protein ligase Jade-2 isoform X3, translated as MRNLSQNPACPFSQWLLRLEKSRAILGELLGLAGSPHSACPAFSKHQEKVEPFLKVFRTDLITAMKIPDSCQLSPDDYYILADPWRQEWEKGVQVPAGAEAIPEPVVRILPPLEGPPTQVSPSSSELGEGSQPDWPGGSRYDLDEIDAYWLELINSELKEMERPELDELTLERVLEELETLCHQNMVRAIETQEGLGIEYDEDVVCDVCRSPEGEDGNEMVFCDKCNVCVHQACYGILKVPTGSWLCRTCALGVQPKCLLCPKRGGALKPTRSGTKWVHVSCALWIPEVSIGCPEKMEPITKISHIPASRWALSCNLCKECTGTCIQCSMPSCVTAFHVTCAFDHGLEMRTILADNDEVKFKSFCQEHSDGGPRGEPTSDPVEPSPASEDLEKVTVRKQRLQQLEEDFYELVEPAEVAERLELAEALVDFIYQYWKLKRKANANQPLLTPKTDEVDNLAQQEQDVLYRRLKLFTHLRQDLERVRNLCYMVTRRERTKHAICKLQEQIFHLQMKLIEQDLCREGSGRRAKGKKSDSKRKGREGPKGSPEKKEKMKAGPDSVLGQLGLSTSFPIDGTFFNSWLAQSVQITAENMAMSEWSLNNGHREDPAPGLLSEELLQDEETLLSFMRDPSLRPGDPARKARGRSRLPAKKKPPQDGPGSRTTPDKSPKKPWGQEAGKAGQGPVARKPTRRTPSHLPSSPAAGDCPVPVAPESPPPLAPETPDETAPMAADSNVQVPGPTVSPKPLGRLRLPRDKGTQRSPGARPDVGTGPPSTVAERPKVSLHFDTETDGYFSDGEMSDSDVEAEDSGVQRAPREAGAEEVVRMGVLAS; from the exons GTTTTCCGGACAGACCTAATCACAGCCATGAAGATCCCAGACTCCTGCCAACTCAGCCCGGATGACTACTACATTCTGGCGGACCCGTGGCGGCAGGAATGGGAGAAGGGCGTGCAGGTGCCCGCTGGCGCAGAGGCCATCCCAGAGCCCGTGGTGAG GATCCTCCCGCCGTTAGAAGGCCCCCCTACCCAGGTATCCCCTAGCAGCTCTGAACTTGGCGAGGGCTCTCAGCCTGATTGGCCTGGGGGCAGCCGCTATGACCTGGACGAGATTGATGCATACTGGCTGGAACTCATCAACTCGGAGCTCAAGGAGATGG AGAGGCCAGAGCTGGATGAGCTGACGCTAGAGCGTGTGCTGGAGGAGCTGGAGACCCTGTGCCACCAGAATATGGTGCGGGCCATCGAGACTCAGGAGGGGTTGGGCATTGAGTATGATGAGGATGTCGTCTGTGACGTATGCCGCTCTCCTGAGGGCGAAGATGGCAACGAGATGGTCTTCTGTGACAAATGCAACGTCTGCGTGCACCAG GCATGCTACGGGATCCTCAAGGTGCCCACGGGCAGCTGGCTATGCCGGACATGTGCCCTGGGTGTCCAGCCAAAGTGCCTGCTCTGCCCCAAGCGAGGAGGAGCCTTGAAGCCCACCAGAAGTGGGACCAAGTGGGTGCACGTCAGCTGCGCTCTGTGGATTCCCGAG GTCAGCATTGGGTGCCCCGAGAAGATGGAGCCCATCACCAAGATCTCGCATATCCCAGCCAGCCGCTGGGCTCTGTCCTGCAACCTCTGTAAGGAGTGCACAGGCACCTGCATCCAG tgTTCCATGCCTTCCTGTGTCACAGCATTCCATGTCACATGCGCCTTTGACCACGGCCTGGAAATGCGGACTATATTAGCAGACAACGACGAGGTCAAGTTCAAGTCGTTCTGCCAGGAGCACAGTGATGGGGGCCCTCGGGGTGAGCCTACCTCCGACCCCgtggagcccagcccagccagcgAGGACCTGGAGAAGGTGACCGTGCGCAAGCAGCGGCTGCAGCAGCTGGAGGAAGACTTCTACGAGCTGGTGGAGCCAGCCGAGGTGGCTGAGCGGCTGGAGCTGGCTGAGGCGCTGGTCGACTTCATCTACCAGTACTGGAAGCTGAAGAGGAAAGCCAATGCCAACCAGCCTCTGCTCACCCCCAAGACCGACGAGGTGGACAACCTGGCCCAGCAGGAGCAGGACGTCCTGTACCGCCGCCTCAAGCTCTTCACACACCTGCGGCAGGACTTGGAGAGG GTGAGAAATCTGTGCTACATGGTGACACGGCGCGAGAGAACGAAACATGCCATCTGCAAACTCCAGGAGCAGATATTCCACCTGCAGATGAAGCTGATTGAACAGGACCTGTGTCGAG AGGGATCTGGAAGGAGAGCAAAGGGCAAGAAGAGCGACTCGAAAAGGAAAGGCCGCGAGGGCCCAAAGGGCAGCCccgagaagaaagagaaaatgaaggcgGGGCCCGACTCAgtcctggggcagctgg GCCTGTCCACCTCCTTCCCCATCGATGGCACCTTTTTCAACAgttggctagctcagtcagtgcaGATCACAGCAGAGAACATGGCCATGAGCGAGTGGTCACTGAACAACGGCCACCGCGAAGACCCCGCTCCGGGGCTGCTGTCGGAGGAGCTGCTGCAAGACGAGGAGACACTGCTGAGCTTCATGCGGGACCCCTCACTGCGGCCCGGGGACCCTGCCAGGAAGGCCCGGGGCCGCAGCCGCCTGCCTGCCAAGAAGAAGCCACCGCAGGATGGGCCTGGCTCACGGACGACTCCAGACAAATCTCCCAAGAAACCCTGGGGCCAGGAGGCAGGCAAGGCAGGGCAAGGGCCAGTGGCCCGGAAACCAACGCGGCGAACGCCCTCCCACCTGCCATCTAGCCCTGCAGCTGGGGACTGTCCTGTTCCAGTGGCCCCCGAGAgccctcctcctctggcccccGAGACCCCAGACGAGACAGCCCCAATGGCTGCCGACTCGAATGTCCAAGTGCCTGGCCCTACAGTGAGCCCCAAGCCCTTGGGCCGGCTCCGGCTGCCCCGCGACAAGGGAACCCAGAGATCGCCAGGTGCCAGGCCTGATGTTGGGACAGGACCGCCCTCCACTGTCGCCGAGAGGCCCAAGGTCAGCCTACACTTTGACACTGAGACTGATGGCTACTTCTCTGATGGGGAGATGAGCGACTCAGATGTGGAAGCTGAGGACAGTGGGGTGCAGCGGGCCCCCCGGGAAGCAGGGGCTGAGGAGGTGGTCCGCATGGGGGTCCTGGCCTCCTAA
- the JADE2 gene encoding E3 ubiquitin-protein ligase Jade-2 isoform X4, protein MKIPDSCQLSPDDYYILADPWRQEWEKGVQVPAGAEAIPEPVVRILPPLEGPPTQVSPSSSELGEGSQPDWPGGSRYDLDEIDAYWLELINSELKEMERPELDELTLERVLEELETLCHQNMVRAIETQEGLGIEYDEDVVCDVCRSPEGEDGNEMVFCDKCNVCVHQACYGILKVPTGSWLCRTCALGVQPKCLLCPKRGGALKPTRSGTKWVHVSCALWIPEVSIGCPEKMEPITKISHIPASRWALSCNLCKECTGTCIQCSMPSCVTAFHVTCAFDHGLEMRTILADNDEVKFKSFCQEHSDGGPRGEPTSDPVEPSPASEDLEKVTVRKQRLQQLEEDFYELVEPAEVAERLELAEALVDFIYQYWKLKRKANANQPLLTPKTDEVDNLAQQEQDVLYRRLKLFTHLRQDLERVRNLCYMVTRRERTKHAICKLQEQIFHLQMKLIEQDLCREGSGRRAKGKKSDSKRKGREGPKGSPEKKEKMKAGPDSVLGQLGLSTSFPIDGTFFNSWLAQSVQITAENMAMSEWSLNNGHREDPAPGLLSEELLQDEETLLSFMRDPSLRPGDPARKARGRSRLPAKKKPPQDGPGSRTTPDKSPKKPWGQEAGKAGQGPVARKPTRRTPSHLPSSPAAGDCPVPVAPESPPPLAPETPDETAPMAADSNVQVPGPTVSPKPLGRLRLPRDKGTQRSPGARPDVGTGPPSTVAERPKVSLHFDTETDGYFSDGEMSDSDVEAEDSGVQRAPREAGAEEVVRMGVLAS, encoded by the exons ATGAAGATCCCAGACTCCTGCCAACTCAGCCCGGATGACTACTACATTCTGGCGGACCCGTGGCGGCAGGAATGGGAGAAGGGCGTGCAGGTGCCCGCTGGCGCAGAGGCCATCCCAGAGCCCGTGGTGAG GATCCTCCCGCCGTTAGAAGGCCCCCCTACCCAGGTATCCCCTAGCAGCTCTGAACTTGGCGAGGGCTCTCAGCCTGATTGGCCTGGGGGCAGCCGCTATGACCTGGACGAGATTGATGCATACTGGCTGGAACTCATCAACTCGGAGCTCAAGGAGATGG AGAGGCCAGAGCTGGATGAGCTGACGCTAGAGCGTGTGCTGGAGGAGCTGGAGACCCTGTGCCACCAGAATATGGTGCGGGCCATCGAGACTCAGGAGGGGTTGGGCATTGAGTATGATGAGGATGTCGTCTGTGACGTATGCCGCTCTCCTGAGGGCGAAGATGGCAACGAGATGGTCTTCTGTGACAAATGCAACGTCTGCGTGCACCAG GCATGCTACGGGATCCTCAAGGTGCCCACGGGCAGCTGGCTATGCCGGACATGTGCCCTGGGTGTCCAGCCAAAGTGCCTGCTCTGCCCCAAGCGAGGAGGAGCCTTGAAGCCCACCAGAAGTGGGACCAAGTGGGTGCACGTCAGCTGCGCTCTGTGGATTCCCGAG GTCAGCATTGGGTGCCCCGAGAAGATGGAGCCCATCACCAAGATCTCGCATATCCCAGCCAGCCGCTGGGCTCTGTCCTGCAACCTCTGTAAGGAGTGCACAGGCACCTGCATCCAG tgTTCCATGCCTTCCTGTGTCACAGCATTCCATGTCACATGCGCCTTTGACCACGGCCTGGAAATGCGGACTATATTAGCAGACAACGACGAGGTCAAGTTCAAGTCGTTCTGCCAGGAGCACAGTGATGGGGGCCCTCGGGGTGAGCCTACCTCCGACCCCgtggagcccagcccagccagcgAGGACCTGGAGAAGGTGACCGTGCGCAAGCAGCGGCTGCAGCAGCTGGAGGAAGACTTCTACGAGCTGGTGGAGCCAGCCGAGGTGGCTGAGCGGCTGGAGCTGGCTGAGGCGCTGGTCGACTTCATCTACCAGTACTGGAAGCTGAAGAGGAAAGCCAATGCCAACCAGCCTCTGCTCACCCCCAAGACCGACGAGGTGGACAACCTGGCCCAGCAGGAGCAGGACGTCCTGTACCGCCGCCTCAAGCTCTTCACACACCTGCGGCAGGACTTGGAGAGG GTGAGAAATCTGTGCTACATGGTGACACGGCGCGAGAGAACGAAACATGCCATCTGCAAACTCCAGGAGCAGATATTCCACCTGCAGATGAAGCTGATTGAACAGGACCTGTGTCGAG AGGGATCTGGAAGGAGAGCAAAGGGCAAGAAGAGCGACTCGAAAAGGAAAGGCCGCGAGGGCCCAAAGGGCAGCCccgagaagaaagagaaaatgaaggcgGGGCCCGACTCAgtcctggggcagctgg GCCTGTCCACCTCCTTCCCCATCGATGGCACCTTTTTCAACAgttggctagctcagtcagtgcaGATCACAGCAGAGAACATGGCCATGAGCGAGTGGTCACTGAACAACGGCCACCGCGAAGACCCCGCTCCGGGGCTGCTGTCGGAGGAGCTGCTGCAAGACGAGGAGACACTGCTGAGCTTCATGCGGGACCCCTCACTGCGGCCCGGGGACCCTGCCAGGAAGGCCCGGGGCCGCAGCCGCCTGCCTGCCAAGAAGAAGCCACCGCAGGATGGGCCTGGCTCACGGACGACTCCAGACAAATCTCCCAAGAAACCCTGGGGCCAGGAGGCAGGCAAGGCAGGGCAAGGGCCAGTGGCCCGGAAACCAACGCGGCGAACGCCCTCCCACCTGCCATCTAGCCCTGCAGCTGGGGACTGTCCTGTTCCAGTGGCCCCCGAGAgccctcctcctctggcccccGAGACCCCAGACGAGACAGCCCCAATGGCTGCCGACTCGAATGTCCAAGTGCCTGGCCCTACAGTGAGCCCCAAGCCCTTGGGCCGGCTCCGGCTGCCCCGCGACAAGGGAACCCAGAGATCGCCAGGTGCCAGGCCTGATGTTGGGACAGGACCGCCCTCCACTGTCGCCGAGAGGCCCAAGGTCAGCCTACACTTTGACACTGAGACTGATGGCTACTTCTCTGATGGGGAGATGAGCGACTCAGATGTGGAAGCTGAGGACAGTGGGGTGCAGCGGGCCCCCCGGGAAGCAGGGGCTGAGGAGGTGGTCCGCATGGGGGTCCTGGCCTCCTAA